The Cupriavidus sp. EM10 genome includes a region encoding these proteins:
- a CDS encoding Hsp20/alpha crystallin family protein yields MAETENQLPVTKDQQEMMQPWMPHAWHPLEGLRREVDRLFQSFDRDFKLTSFPRLTQGLASAMPDMGLMFSAGPAVDFVETDKGYEITMELPGLDEKSIEVKLSNGGLVVKGEKRVEKEEKNKDYFLHERHYGSFERAFRMPEGVDVEQIDAAFKNGVLTVTLPKTAEAQKPEKKIAIKSV; encoded by the coding sequence ATGGCCGAAACAGAGAACCAATTGCCTGTCACAAAGGACCAACAGGAAATGATGCAGCCCTGGATGCCGCACGCGTGGCACCCGTTGGAAGGACTGCGTCGCGAGGTTGATCGTCTGTTCCAGAGCTTCGATCGAGACTTCAAGCTGACCTCGTTCCCCCGGCTGACACAGGGCCTCGCATCCGCCATGCCCGACATGGGGTTGATGTTCTCGGCTGGTCCCGCCGTCGATTTCGTAGAAACCGACAAGGGCTACGAAATCACGATGGAGCTGCCGGGCCTTGACGAGAAGAGCATCGAAGTGAAGTTGTCTAACGGAGGGCTCGTCGTCAAAGGCGAAAAGCGTGTCGAGAAGGAGGAAAAAAACAAGGACTATTTCCTCCATGAGCGCCACTACGGCTCCTTCGAGCGCGCATTCCGCATGCCCGAGGGCGTCGACGTCGAGCAAATTGACGCGGCGTTCAAGAACGGCGTATTGACGGTGACTCTGCCGAAGACGGCCGAAGCCCAGAAGCCGGAGAAGAAGATCGCAATCAAGTCGGTATAA
- a CDS encoding sensor histidine kinase gives MDDGTLLGYAKITQDLTARRRLSELEGPASTAALVQHARENEQKRIARELHDDLGQQIVAMQMTLSLLKVDMSSASTERAGAAHAEALDEINHRLENMASAVRRITANLRPALLDDLGLDAAIEWIAQEVEHHHSLRVQCQTMRRSERWTSGPPSPFTGSRRRP, from the coding sequence ATGGACGACGGGACACTTCTGGGCTACGCCAAGATCACGCAGGACCTCACTGCCCGGCGCAGGCTATCGGAGTTGGAAGGCCCCGCTTCCACCGCGGCATTGGTGCAACACGCCAGGGAGAACGAGCAAAAGCGAATCGCCCGGGAACTCCATGACGACCTGGGTCAGCAAATCGTTGCCATGCAAATGACGCTATCGCTGCTCAAGGTCGACATGTCGTCGGCCAGTACCGAGCGCGCAGGCGCCGCTCATGCCGAAGCGCTCGACGAGATCAACCATCGGCTTGAAAACATGGCTTCCGCCGTGCGCCGGATCACGGCGAATCTGCGCCCCGCCCTCCTCGACGATCTCGGTCTGGATGCAGCAATCGAGTGGATCGCGCAGGAGGTGGAACATCACCACAGTCTACGGGTGCAATGCCAAACGATGAGACGATCGGAACGGTGGACGAGCGGGCCGCCATCACCCTTTACCGGGTCGCGCAGGAGGCCCTGA
- a CDS encoding DUF2892 domain-containing protein, with the protein MERNEGNVDRALRLAVGIALVVFALGGIVGPWGWLGLVPLLTGLIGFCPLYRVFGWTTCARRSGTSHGFNTTET; encoded by the coding sequence ATGGAACGAAACGAAGGCAACGTGGATCGCGCCCTGCGGCTGGCGGTTGGCATCGCGCTGGTCGTATTCGCCCTGGGAGGAATCGTTGGCCCGTGGGGTTGGCTTGGTCTTGTCCCGCTACTGACGGGACTCATCGGCTTTTGTCCGCTCTACCGCGTGTTCGGGTGGACCACCTGTGCCCGCCGTAGCGGTACCTCCCACGGATTCAACACGACTGAAACCTAA
- a CDS encoding BON domain-containing protein: MKTDMELKQLINEELDWDPRVAAAGIGVEVHQGVVTLSGHVGTYSEKIAAETAAERISGVKGVVVKLEVTPKSTLGDEAVALAARNALQWYVHVPADNLHVEIEKGWITLRGTVQWGFQRRAAENAVSHIRGVVGVSNLIRVVPKIVPEAIEGKIESALRRHAEREAHHISIKANAGVVTLEGTVDSLAERRAAAGAAWSAPGVSDVVNNLRIR; encoded by the coding sequence ATGAAAACTGACATGGAACTCAAGCAGCTTATCAATGAGGAGCTCGACTGGGATCCCCGCGTAGCTGCCGCCGGTATCGGTGTCGAAGTGCACCAGGGAGTCGTGACCCTCTCCGGCCACGTTGGTACGTACTCCGAAAAGATTGCTGCGGAAACCGCCGCCGAGCGCATAAGCGGTGTCAAAGGTGTTGTGGTCAAACTTGAGGTGACGCCGAAGTCGACGCTGGGCGACGAAGCTGTCGCGCTGGCCGCGCGTAATGCGTTGCAATGGTATGTGCATGTGCCGGCCGACAATCTGCACGTGGAAATCGAAAAGGGCTGGATTACGCTCCGTGGCACCGTCCAATGGGGCTTTCAGCGCCGTGCGGCGGAAAACGCGGTCAGCCATATCCGCGGCGTGGTTGGTGTATCGAACCTGATCCGTGTCGTGCCGAAGATCGTGCCCGAGGCAATTGAAGGAAAGATCGAATCCGCGCTTCGGCGTCATGCGGAACGTGAAGCCCATCACATCTCCATCAAGGCAAACGCCGGCGTCGTCACGCTGGAAGGAACCGTCGACTCGCTGGCCGAGCGCCGAGCCGCCGCCGGCGCCGCATGGTCCGCACCGGGCGTTTCCGATGTCGTCAACAATCTCCGCATACGATAG
- a CDS encoding universal stress protein, which yields MYHHVLVAVDGGACAMRALTEAIRLAAACRAQLEVVHVIDYSFLQYDSGYGIRADIIPELLEYGKNLLRDAAGAAEQAGVKCTTTLIDNIICLGDVAGQILEKINTSHADVVVVGTHGRHGLKRVFLGSVAESLARASAVPVLLVREEPRTHEIAPGEAIAEASR from the coding sequence ATGTATCACCATGTTCTTGTCGCTGTTGACGGCGGCGCCTGCGCCATGCGTGCGCTGACTGAGGCGATCCGGCTCGCGGCGGCATGCCGCGCGCAACTGGAAGTCGTGCACGTAATTGACTATTCATTCTTGCAGTACGACAGCGGTTACGGTATCCGGGCGGATATCATTCCGGAACTGTTGGAGTACGGTAAGAATCTCTTGCGCGACGCTGCAGGCGCGGCCGAACAGGCCGGCGTTAAGTGCACGACGACATTGATCGACAACATCATCTGTCTGGGTGATGTCGCCGGGCAGATCCTGGAGAAGATCAACACATCCCACGCCGACGTAGTGGTGGTGGGCACCCACGGGCGTCACGGACTGAAGCGCGTATTTCTAGGGAGCGTTGCCGAATCATTGGCGCGAGCATCCGCCGTGCCGGTGCTTCTGGTCAGGGAGGAGCCGCGCACGCATGAGATTGCTCCCGGCGAGGCGATAGCGGAAGCCTCGCGATGA
- a CDS encoding Spy/CpxP family protein refolding chaperone, producing the protein MGAQHWARIPGMNLSDEQRAKINRIADDTRKAHCTTVGAMMDQQARLRDLYGAQKPDEAAIDDTYKTIGKLRSQMYDSTVDAHKRMEAVLTKEQQDVLHRYWR; encoded by the coding sequence ATGGGTGCGCAGCACTGGGCGCGCATTCCGGGCATGAACCTGTCTGACGAACAACGTGCGAAGATCAATCGCATTGCCGACGACACGCGTAAGGCGCATTGTACTACCGTAGGCGCCATGATGGACCAGCAGGCGCGGCTGCGCGACCTCTACGGCGCGCAAAAGCCGGACGAGGCCGCCATCGACGACACCTACAAGACCATCGGCAAGCTGCGCAGCCAAATGTATGACTCGACAGTCGATGCACACAAGCGCATGGAGGCGGTGCTGACGAAGGAGCAGCAAGATGTGCTCCACAGGTATTGGCGCTGA
- a CDS encoding YeeE/YedE family protein: MGVITAWVAGLVFGLGLMVSGMANPAKVLGFLDLAGVWDPSLAFVMIGAISLAALGFLVARRRARSWLGLQMQWPSSTSITWRLILGSATFGIGWGLVGFCPGPALVALGAGYPKAAGFVLAMLAGMMVFELIEQAKSRVARA, encoded by the coding sequence ATGGGCGTGATCACTGCGTGGGTAGCTGGGCTGGTATTTGGGCTCGGCCTGATGGTGTCGGGCATGGCGAACCCTGCCAAGGTCCTGGGCTTCCTGGACCTTGCCGGCGTGTGGGACCCTTCGCTCGCTTTTGTCATGATCGGTGCGATCTCGCTGGCCGCACTCGGATTTCTGGTCGCCCGGCGCCGTGCACGTTCGTGGCTCGGACTGCAGATGCAGTGGCCCTCCAGCACGTCGATCACATGGCGCCTGATCCTCGGCAGTGCCACCTTCGGCATCGGCTGGGGGCTGGTGGGCTTCTGCCCGGGGCCCGCATTGGTGGCGTTGGGCGCGGGATATCCGAAGGCCGCCGGTTTCGTCCTGGCCATGCTGGCGGGGATGATGGTGTTCGAACTTATCGAACAGGCGAAATCGCGTGTAGCGCGCGCTTGA
- a CDS encoding YeeE/YedE family protein produces the protein MTLDLDHFTPSLSLGGGLLIGLAAAVLILFNGRIAGISGILGGLLGVPRRDMAWRIAFLAGLLAAPVLGRLAGHPAVASIEAGWPQVLVAGLLVGIGTRYASGCTSGHGVCGISRGSVRSIAGTLTFMAAGFLTVFVQRHLLGA, from the coding sequence ATGACGCTGGATCTTGATCACTTCACCCCATCGCTGTCGCTCGGCGGCGGGCTTCTTATCGGCTTGGCGGCGGCCGTGCTGATTCTCTTCAACGGCCGCATTGCCGGCATCAGCGGCATCCTGGGCGGATTGCTGGGCGTGCCTCGCCGTGACATGGCGTGGCGCATTGCCTTCCTTGCGGGGCTGCTCGCCGCACCGGTGCTGGGCCGCCTGGCGGGTCATCCTGCCGTTGCCAGCATCGAGGCTGGCTGGCCCCAAGTACTGGTGGCCGGCTTGCTCGTGGGCATCGGCACGCGATACGCAAGCGGATGTACCAGCGGGCATGGCGTGTGCGGAATCTCGCGCGGTTCGGTACGCTCGATTGCCGGCACGCTCACCTTCATGGCAGCGGGCTTCCTGACCGTCTTCGTACAACGTCATTTGCTGGGAGCCTGA
- a CDS encoding universal stress protein, protein MQSIVLAADGSTYSDAAAHFVATGKLLKGPLSVHLVHCMPDVSGEVKSYISATDLAAWHADESSRTLRSAAEILNLGGVSFEQHALTGFAPERIVEFARSVDASAIVMGTHGRGAFFDAIVGSVAGRVIAHAPCPVILVKGEAARGR, encoded by the coding sequence ATGCAATCCATCGTACTTGCCGCTGATGGGTCAACGTACAGCGATGCGGCGGCGCACTTTGTGGCCACCGGAAAATTGCTGAAGGGACCATTGAGCGTCCATCTGGTCCATTGCATGCCGGACGTGTCGGGCGAGGTGAAGTCATACATCAGCGCCACCGACCTGGCAGCATGGCACGCGGACGAAAGCAGCCGGACATTGCGCTCGGCCGCCGAGATCCTGAACCTCGGCGGCGTGTCGTTCGAGCAGCACGCGCTGACCGGATTCGCGCCAGAACGCATCGTCGAATTTGCACGCTCCGTCGATGCGTCGGCGATTGTGATGGGTACTCACGGCCGGGGCGCATTCTTCGATGCCATCGTCGGCTCCGTGGCGGGCCGTGTCATCGCTCATGCGCCGTGCCCTGTCATTCTGGTGAAGGGTGAAGCCGCGCGGGGCCGATGA
- a CDS encoding DUF1488 domain-containing protein, with protein MLPTYCSAGPSLQCQARVDGAPACYGITAEALEDHFGARSCRPEDLFVAYQKHKGAIETMARGLFEMTGAHSILLHSGHFRFGM; from the coding sequence ATGTTGCCGACCTACTGCTCGGCAGGCCCCAGCCTTCAGTGTCAGGCGCGCGTCGATGGCGCGCCGGCGTGCTATGGCATTACCGCCGAAGCCCTGGAGGACCACTTCGGTGCGCGATCGTGTCGGCCGGAAGATCTGTTCGTGGCCTATCAGAAGCACAAGGGTGCCATCGAGACGATGGCCCGTGGCCTGTTCGAGATGACCGGGGCTCACAGCATTTTGCTGCACAGCGGACATTTTCGATTTGGTATGTAG
- a CDS encoding lecithin retinol acyltransferase family protein — protein MDDMDIAPAATNRAPQTLREGTHLVTPRRWYRHHGIYIGNGHVVHYAGFKSLLRRGPVECATLDAFADGHGIEVVTVQHARYSGADVVRRATSRLGEDTYHLLRNNCEHFCNWCVHGAPTSSQVERLAHEPLRALLAAVCLLHAWMWARVYTGRGGNFLSNRHGEHTS, from the coding sequence ATGGACGATATGGACATCGCGCCAGCGGCAACCAACCGCGCGCCACAGACGCTGCGGGAAGGCACGCACCTTGTCACGCCGCGACGCTGGTATCGCCATCACGGCATCTACATCGGCAACGGACACGTGGTGCATTACGCGGGATTCAAGTCATTGCTGCGTCGAGGCCCCGTGGAATGCGCCACGCTCGACGCCTTCGCCGACGGCCACGGTATCGAGGTTGTCACTGTGCAGCATGCCCGCTACAGCGGAGCTGACGTGGTCCGTCGCGCCACTTCGCGGCTGGGCGAGGACACCTATCACCTGCTACGCAACAACTGCGAGCATTTCTGCAACTGGTGCGTACATGGCGCGCCCACCAGCTCGCAGGTCGAACGACTGGCACACGAGCCGCTTCGCGCCCTACTCGCTGCCGTGTGCCTACTGCACGCGTGGATGTGGGCGCGCGTGTACACCGGGCGCGGCGGCAACTTTCTTTCTAACCGTCATGGAGAGCACACATCATGA
- a CDS encoding PAS domain-containing sensor histidine kinase: MHLPAQISGNEACLAAIVRTSMEAIISINEQQQIVLFNPMAEALFGIAALDAIGKSLDLLLPERFRSAHTQHVRRFSVTGVSDRQMGLQRTLYALRRDGSEFPIEASISQTNDGQGRKLFTVMLRDITERVRAEAALRRSREELQALSDSILASREEEKRRVARELHDDIGQRLSALKMDLAMLEGDLREAGTASHCLSRAAAMHGGIDAAIAAVRQISADLRPTLLDELGLAAALDWLSKDFSRRYGLTIDLRSPDHLEVSEQEATAVFRIVQEALNNVVHHAQANRVWISLDQHAGEHVLRVLDNGNGWDGALRDRTRRSFGLLGIRERTRLLGGTLALTHAPGQGFELCLHFPMRATVAE, encoded by the coding sequence ATGCACCTGCCCGCCCAGATCTCGGGCAACGAGGCGTGTCTGGCCGCCATCGTGCGGACTTCCATGGAGGCGATCATCTCGATCAACGAACAGCAGCAGATCGTGCTGTTCAACCCGATGGCCGAGGCGTTGTTCGGGATTGCCGCGCTGGATGCCATCGGCAAGTCCCTCGACCTCCTACTGCCTGAGCGCTTTCGCTCCGCGCACACCCAGCACGTGCGCCGGTTCAGCGTGACTGGGGTCTCGGATCGGCAGATGGGCCTGCAGCGGACGCTCTATGCGCTGCGCCGCGACGGCAGCGAATTTCCCATCGAAGCTTCCATCTCGCAGACGAACGACGGCCAGGGACGCAAGCTGTTCACCGTCATGCTGCGCGACATCACCGAGCGCGTGCGCGCAGAAGCCGCGTTGCGGCGCTCGCGCGAGGAACTGCAAGCGCTCTCCGATAGCATCCTGGCAAGCCGCGAGGAAGAAAAGCGCCGCGTCGCCCGCGAACTGCATGACGACATCGGGCAGCGCCTGAGCGCGTTGAAGATGGACCTTGCCATGCTGGAGGGCGACCTGCGCGAAGCCGGCACGGCGTCGCATTGCCTGAGCCGCGCGGCGGCCATGCATGGCGGTATCGATGCCGCTATCGCCGCGGTCCGGCAGATTTCCGCGGACCTGCGCCCGACCCTGCTCGACGAACTGGGGCTGGCTGCGGCGCTGGACTGGCTGAGCAAGGATTTCAGCCGCCGCTACGGCCTGACGATCGATCTGCGGTCCCCCGATCATCTTGAGGTGAGCGAACAGGAGGCGACAGCGGTTTTCCGCATCGTGCAGGAGGCACTGAACAACGTCGTGCACCATGCGCAGGCCAATCGCGTGTGGATCAGCCTGGACCAGCACGCCGGCGAACACGTGCTGCGGGTGCTCGACAACGGGAACGGCTGGGACGGCGCGCTACGCGACCGCACGCGCCGTTCGTTCGGACTGCTCGGCATTCGCGAGCGAACCCGGCTGCTGGGCGGAACGCTGGCGTTGACGCACGCACCGGGGCAAGGATTCGAGCTATGCCTGCACTTTCCGATGCGCGCCACTGTGGCGGAGTGA
- a CDS encoding response regulator transcription factor — MIRVVIADDHAVVRNGLRHILEREDDVEVVGEAAKGSEVPQVLRETTPDVILLDLSMPGRSGLELVRHVRTEYPASRVLVLTMHAEEQYVVRAFRAGAAGYLTKDSAANDLIAALRKVATGGTYVSPEMAEKLALGVQEQTDAPHASLSDRELEVYRRIVNGESLTEIAEALCVSAKTVSTYKMRLLEKLQLRSDAALVRYAIEANLFPRESPL, encoded by the coding sequence ATGATACGAGTAGTCATTGCTGACGATCATGCCGTGGTGCGCAACGGCTTGCGGCATATTCTGGAGCGCGAAGACGACGTGGAGGTGGTCGGCGAAGCTGCCAAAGGTTCCGAAGTGCCGCAGGTGTTGCGCGAGACGACGCCCGATGTGATCCTGCTGGACCTGTCGATGCCCGGGCGCAGCGGCCTGGAACTGGTGCGGCACGTACGCACCGAGTATCCGGCCAGCCGGGTGCTAGTGCTGACCATGCATGCCGAGGAGCAGTACGTGGTACGGGCATTCCGCGCTGGCGCGGCCGGATACCTGACCAAGGACAGCGCCGCCAATGACCTGATTGCGGCCCTGCGCAAGGTAGCGACGGGCGGTACCTATGTCAGCCCCGAAATGGCGGAAAAGCTGGCGCTTGGCGTGCAGGAGCAAACCGATGCGCCGCATGCCAGCCTATCCGACCGCGAGTTGGAGGTGTACCGGCGCATCGTCAACGGCGAATCGCTGACCGAAATCGCCGAAGCCCTGTGCGTGAGCGCCAAGACCGTCAGCACCTACAAAATGCGGCTGCTGGAAAAGCTCCAGCTTCGCAGCGACGCTGCCCTGGTGCGCTACGCCATCGAGGCGAACCTGTTTCCCCGCGAATCGCCGCTCTAG
- a CDS encoding universal stress protein, whose protein sequence is MYERILVAVDGGDSADLAMTQAIGMARAFRADIKLLYVVDDSELFDAAGTADTAMVLSQLVQGGERALDLAAERCAHAGVTCIKELVERPLGRGNVSETIVERADTWPADVIVMGTHGRRGMRRVIMGSVSEGVLAQTSKPVLLIRAEASSVAAGRRRHVG, encoded by the coding sequence ATGTACGAGAGAATTCTGGTGGCGGTGGATGGTGGCGATTCGGCCGACCTGGCGATGACGCAGGCCATTGGCATGGCGCGGGCGTTCCGTGCCGATATCAAGCTGCTGTATGTAGTGGACGACAGCGAATTGTTCGACGCCGCGGGCACGGCGGACACCGCTATGGTACTGAGCCAGCTTGTGCAGGGTGGTGAACGGGCACTTGACCTTGCCGCCGAGCGGTGCGCTCACGCCGGCGTCACCTGCATCAAGGAGCTTGTGGAGCGTCCGCTTGGCCGAGGCAACGTCTCGGAGACCATCGTCGAGCGCGCGGACACCTGGCCGGCCGACGTGATCGTCATGGGCACGCATGGGCGTCGCGGCATGCGGCGGGTCATCATGGGCAGCGTGTCTGAAGGCGTCCTGGCGCAGACCAGCAAGCCTGTGCTGCTGATTCGCGCGGAGGCAAGCAGCGTGGCCGCCGGCCGTCGCAGGCACGTGGGATGA
- a CDS encoding universal stress protein: MPNVVALAREKMDISAIVVHVDASTYATARLAHAVALACALPATLVGLLPQRGLHPDAGFFADCESSRVAFEAATAGAPIAVDWRVGEGTPLEAMQCEGRLADLIIVSQPCAGDGHRLVDTRPFVEGTILEAGPPVLVIPLTDDAAPTQVWPYARVMVAWSGTRESARALRDALPILRRAQHVALACCIPFSRHRRTDMAPASYALTWLARRGIRACLIGLTSDAHASLGKAFLATARTARTDLLVCGAPARDEAVGKLGGIAGTVLEKSPIPTLFAR; encoded by the coding sequence GTGCCCAATGTTGTGGCACTGGCAAGGGAGAAGATGGACATCTCAGCTATTGTGGTCCACGTCGATGCGTCAACGTACGCCACGGCCCGGCTTGCCCACGCGGTCGCCCTAGCCTGTGCATTGCCGGCGACGCTTGTGGGCCTGCTGCCACAGCGCGGCCTCCATCCCGACGCAGGGTTCTTCGCCGATTGCGAGTCCAGCCGCGTGGCCTTCGAGGCCGCGACGGCAGGCGCTCCCATCGCCGTGGACTGGCGCGTGGGAGAAGGCACGCCACTTGAAGCCATGCAATGCGAAGGCCGCTTGGCTGATCTGATCATCGTCAGCCAGCCGTGCGCTGGCGACGGACATCGCCTGGTTGACACACGGCCGTTTGTGGAAGGAACAATCTTGGAGGCCGGACCGCCGGTCCTGGTCATTCCGCTGACGGACGACGCCGCGCCCACGCAGGTGTGGCCCTATGCGCGCGTGATGGTGGCGTGGAGCGGCACGCGCGAATCGGCGCGTGCGCTGCGCGACGCACTGCCGATCCTGCGCCGCGCGCAGCATGTCGCGCTGGCTTGCTGCATTCCCTTCTCCCGACACCGCCGCACCGATATGGCGCCGGCCAGCTACGCGCTGACGTGGCTGGCGCGCCGGGGCATCCGAGCCTGCCTGATCGGACTGACAAGCGATGCGCATGCATCACTAGGCAAGGCTTTCCTGGCCACTGCCCGGACGGCCCGCACCGACTTGTTGGTTTGCGGCGCGCCGGCGCGCGACGAAGCGGTCGGCAAGCTGGGGGGCATCGCTGGAACGGTGCTCGAGAAATCCCCAATCCCGACGCTATTCGCACGTTAG
- a CDS encoding universal stress protein, whose amino-acid sequence MLAYPSIFVHVDASQRAMVRAKLALQIATAQRCRLVGVCATFAADPQWFYHVAHAAAALQQDRARRERQQETLRKRFQSAVWSESVSAEWRSLDGDLVRRTLREVKEAGLVVVGQIDTSEPESVVAPQFLESLLLESGRPVLVVPYGGPALTVGRRALVAWDGGKECARALHDALPLLVGSTVHLLHAKPVHHAPRADAAPLDIACRVLRDVCADVRTEFEPGANDAAIGDLILSRAPDVQADLLVMGAYGHGRFRELVLGGVTKTILSSMTVPVLLAH is encoded by the coding sequence ATGCTCGCCTATCCCAGCATCTTCGTCCATGTGGACGCCAGCCAGCGCGCGATGGTCCGCGCGAAGTTGGCCCTGCAAATCGCCACCGCGCAGCGTTGCCGTCTGGTAGGCGTATGCGCCACGTTTGCCGCCGATCCACAGTGGTTTTATCACGTGGCGCACGCGGCGGCAGCCTTGCAGCAGGATCGAGCCCGGCGTGAGCGCCAGCAAGAAACGCTGCGAAAACGATTCCAGTCGGCCGTATGGAGCGAATCGGTGTCGGCGGAATGGCGCAGTCTGGACGGCGATCTGGTACGCCGCACGCTCAGGGAGGTGAAGGAGGCCGGCCTCGTGGTGGTCGGACAAATCGATACCAGCGAACCTGAGAGCGTGGTGGCGCCGCAGTTTCTCGAATCGCTCCTATTGGAATCCGGTCGGCCCGTGCTGGTAGTGCCTTACGGCGGGCCGGCGCTGACGGTGGGCCGCCGCGCGCTGGTGGCGTGGGACGGCGGCAAGGAATGCGCGCGTGCCCTGCACGATGCATTGCCACTGCTGGTAGGTAGCACCGTGCACCTGCTGCATGCCAAACCGGTCCACCACGCCCCGCGCGCCGACGCGGCCCCGCTGGACATCGCATGCCGCGTGCTGCGCGATGTCTGCGCCGATGTCCGCACGGAGTTCGAACCCGGCGCGAACGATGCCGCCATTGGTGACCTGATATTGTCGCGTGCCCCCGATGTGCAAGCCGACCTGCTGGTCATGGGCGCGTATGGGCACGGACGCTTCCGCGAACTGGTGCTGGGCGGCGTCACCAAGACCATCCTGAGTTCGATGACGGTGCCCGTGCTCTTGGCGCACTGA
- a CDS encoding universal stress protein: MDCKTVLVDLTDDGARQARLDAAFLLASFSSGRVVGLSATGPMLDTYRSVGAETMRYQTMRADMLRGVEQAGTQALSEACGRHGAPADYSHLLAEQDPGWALATHGMASDIILPGLPGAPSDLPVLMASAAEYALVNAGRPMLVVPPQARLSKIDTALVAWNGRREAARAVSDALPLLKRAKRVILLVVIGGKGLWQHGDGELLRWLGTHGVRATLTVEESSSVAGCLLQKTQQESADLLVAGGYGHSRLGELMTGGTTRTLLHNTPVPLLISH, translated from the coding sequence ATGGACTGCAAGACAGTGCTGGTCGATCTGACTGACGACGGGGCGCGGCAGGCGCGCCTGGATGCGGCATTTTTGCTGGCGTCGTTCTCCAGTGGGCGCGTGGTCGGACTCAGCGCGACCGGACCGATGCTCGATACGTATCGCAGCGTGGGCGCGGAGACGATGCGCTATCAAACCATGCGGGCCGACATGTTGCGCGGCGTGGAGCAAGCGGGTACCCAGGCGCTGTCCGAAGCCTGTGGGCGTCACGGTGCGCCGGCAGACTATTCGCACCTGCTGGCGGAACAGGATCCTGGTTGGGCATTGGCTACGCACGGCATGGCCAGCGACATCATCCTGCCCGGCCTGCCGGGGGCGCCCAGCGATCTGCCCGTGCTGATGGCGTCTGCGGCCGAATATGCACTGGTCAACGCAGGTCGGCCGATGCTGGTGGTTCCGCCCCAGGCGCGGCTGTCGAAGATCGATACCGCGCTGGTGGCGTGGAACGGCCGGCGCGAGGCTGCTCGCGCGGTCAGCGATGCGCTGCCGCTGCTCAAGCGCGCCAAGCGCGTGATCCTGCTGGTGGTAATCGGCGGAAAGGGGCTTTGGCAGCATGGAGACGGCGAACTGCTGCGCTGGCTTGGCACGCATGGGGTCCGAGCGACGCTGACGGTGGAGGAGTCGTCGTCGGTTGCGGGTTGCCTACTGCAAAAGACGCAGCAGGAATCGGCTGATCTGCTGGTGGCCGGCGGCTACGGACATTCAAGGCTAGGCGAGCTAATGACCGGCGGCACGACCCGCACGCTGCTGCACAACACGCCGGTGCCATTGCTCATTTCGCACTAG